TACCTAAGTATTTTGACTCCTGACTCATTGGTCTTTATAGCATACTGGAATGTGGCTTAGTAGATAGAAGAGGGATGAGTTATGGGATATGAAGGCAACAAAATTGAAAGGATCTATGAAGAAGGACATTCAGAATCGGGGACCAGGGAGGACAGGAAGAGGAGTAGGAGAGGTGGGAACACTTGGGCAGGCAGAAAGGTAGATATCTGAATTCCAAGAGTGGAAGAGGTAGGTACTggaataaagatagaaaatactACCTGGTTGTTTCTTAACAGTCTTCTGTCTTTTCTTGCTTTGTAGGGGACTTATGGGGCCCTTTGATCCTTTGTGTGACACTGGCATTGTGAGTACTTGCATCTCCTTCCTTTGTCATTTGAGATAGACTATACTTTTTTGTGTGGAGTTTCAAAACTGAGGgaaattttgattatttcatGTAGGACTTCTATGACATATTGTACTCCTTATGATTTAATTCTAAAAAGTCAAATAGGTTTCCACATCAATTCAAAGAGTGATGGAATTAAAGATGTGAAAACTATGCTCCTCTCTGTTTGCCAATAACTTCTTAGCCTGTTTTAGCCATTTCTTTTGAACTGACATTTGTTTACTCTCATGCACCTCCCCatcattaaattaattaaatatctatAGGTTTAAGCACTGTTGATTTGCAgacataattcttttaaaatcctaATAATAATATGAATGAGAATAAATTAGAGTAGAAGTGGTAGAGTTCAAAGCAAGATCATGTTTCAAAGTGTTAGGCTTTCCTTATTATTGTACATAAAGGGAGAGGACAGAAGAGCGAAGTTCCATTGGAGAGGGGAATATAACCATTGGTAGTGTGGAAAAAATACTGCATTAGGATTCAGTTGTGGGTTCTCATCCTGACTGTCCTATCAGCAAAGTGATTTTGGGCTACTTAGAACCAAAATGTATATAATGATTTTTCCCAGTttacagaaaacttttaaataccTTCTCTTTATTGTGTCCtcataaaaagaatattattttgacAAACAAGTTTAGGTTCAAAGAGATTGAGGACTGAACCAAGATCACACAAATAGTGGTGGACCTGGGATTCAACCTCAGGTTTTCTTGACCGCCCATTCTCTTCTTCTGTGGTTATTATGTATCTCTTCCCACCTAACCCCCGTGGGTCTCCTCTTCCATTATCTATACAAGGAGATGGCTGAGGAACCCTTCCAGGCTTGACCTTTTATGAttctaaattcaaaaaaattttaaatgtcttctctacccatttttaatataaattaaatgtgtGGTAATTTAGGTAATAACATAGAGTGCTGTTTCTTATGCCTTTAATAATCACATCAAGGATAATACTCCAGTGCCTTGATAGGCAGGTTTATATTAAAATCACtgagtatatacattttttagttttaaaagattaacaTTAGAAATTATGTAGTTTAACCTAATTTATTTGCAGAGAAGAAAACCGGAGTCCCAAGACATCAAGTGATATACTCTAGTTTATACACCTAGTGACACAACTAGGATCACTTTCTGGATCTCCTGCCTTGGAGGCCTGTTAATGTTTTCCCATCACACCATGCAGAAGCAATAGAGATTCCAGACAACAAGTGATGTGTGCCAGCATTCCTTGCATCGGATTCTCAGAACTCGGAATGGACTGTGTACAACTAGAGAATACACAAGTCTGTCCTGGCAAACAGCATAGTAGGACAAGACTTACTTTGGGACTCCTCTATACTATGCAATAAAAAGAGGTTGTGAGCTTGGtgttacttattatttttctggaaaaagttATACTCAGCCCAAGTGTTCTCTCCACAATTTAAAACAGTTTATGTCTGTAAACTTCTTAGACCAAGAGAGGATATTTAACTGACTGTTCAACTActacattttaaagcaaagtcTTTTAGTAATCCTCTATATGTTTTGATTCAAAACAATCAACTAAATAGGTTTATAACAGTTTCCATTTTGAAATGTcagaattaggggcacctgggtagcccagtcagttaagtgtctgcctttggctcaggtcatgatcccgggatcctgggattgacccacattgagctccctgctcagtaggcaggctgtttctccctctccctgtacacACCCCACCCTtgcacctgcttgtgctctgtctctccctctgctctctgtctcttaaataagtcaataaaatctgtaaaagttaaagaagttaaaataataaatgtcagaaCTAAAGCCTTAACCAAAGGACTACAAATACAAATGTATCTAAGGCCTAGAGAAGTAACCTAAATATATACATTGTGATTTGGTGACCTGAAGCCCCTTGTGAAGGAACCTGCTGCTATGTCATTCAGCTGCTCCCAATTGTTGCCATGTAGGAAAGTAATGTAGGCCCAGTGTTAGAAATTCTtcaggtttttaaagaaaatccagaaatacatACTTTTAGGTAAAACCtcccaattttaaaatactgtcattGGAACTTAAACCCATTTTAAGTCTTGTCCAACCTCATGTCTGTGAGCCACATTTGGCCCTTCAGTTTATAACCTCTGCTTAACCATAAAGgtcttcagtaatttttttacaCATCCCAACAAGGCCAAATGAAATGACCCTTGTAGTCCTGAGGCATTTGGAATTGGAAATAAGGAAGTCTTGCCAAATACTTCtggtattttgctttctttcatacAACCTACATATTACAGATCTTCAGGTAAAGTTTAGGACAGGTCCCTGATTCAAAATTTGCCTTAACTTTATTGCtctaaataaaagataaagtaatTCTCATGCCATTTCCTTGTCACAGAATGCTTCAAAGAAGCTCTGTAGATAGTGAAAAGGATGGAGGGCCCCAGTTTGCAGAAGTGTTTGTCATTGTCTGGTTTGGTGCTGTTACCATCACCCTCAACTCAAAACTTCTTGGAGGAAACATGTGAGTATTCTTAAAATGTACTTTGTCCCTTGCCATGTAGCATATCTTAGATTTTTAGGAAAGTCTGGCTAGTTAGGTATTTTAAATGAGGGCTAAAGAGAAAGTTCTTTTAAACCCAATGAACAAGATAACCTAGTTTAACTTTCCTTAAATTATCTAGGGTCCTTTGATAAGCTTCATATGCTCTCTCCAGCTCCTGAAATTGTATGGAGACTTTTTTTGTGTTAAAAGATTATGTCTGTCTTGCAGAATTGGTCCATAGCTTTCAACAAAATCTCAAATAGGTCTTTAAACTAGAAAAGATTAAGAACCACTGTTTTAGAGGTTTAGTGGGAGAAGGAAGTCTCTAGGAATTTGAGTAGATCCTCTGGTATCCTAGATGATGGACACTAAAGGAGtttgagaggaaaggaggaagagtatggggaaggaaaaattaaagcaTGTGCTTAATACAGAAGTTTAGCCTCATAAAATCAATGTTAGAATATAGGTATTATATATgtggaggaaagaaacaaaccacaATATAGAGAAATCTATATAGAGAAACTATCATGATACAGATCAACTATATTTAAGATCTTTATGGATGTATGttattttttagatctttttttcaGAGCCTCTGTGTGCTGGGTTACTGTATACTTCCCTTGACAGTGGCAATGCTGGTTTGCCGGTTGGTGCTTTTGGCCGAGCCAGGACCAGTCAACTTCATGGTCCGACTTTTTGTTGTGATTGTGATGTTTGCCTGGTCTATAGTAGGTAAGGACGTACTTGTGTCTACAATACATATAGCAAAGCAGGTAAAAGCATGAGTTAGAGGGGCATCTGagtgtggttgagtgtctacctttggctcgggtcgtgatcctgggattgagtcctgcattgggctcccagcaggggagcttgcttctccctctgcctatgtttctgcctctctctctatgtctctcatgaataaataaataaaaagtattttaagaaaaaacatgaGTTAGAGATGAAGACCAGATGAGGTGCAGTGTAATTCCTAACTCATATGTGAGTGCTTTGATTCTTGCCAGTGTCATCCATAGAGCCCTCTTCTCTACATAGGCAATGATAGGGATGATGTCTGTCTTACCTGAGTTGGATATCTGGACTTCTGAGATGGACAgccatatcctttcttttttattcttaaataatggATAGCGTTGGGAAAGGAGATTATATCAGACCTAGCTGAGATCCTAGCATATAGGAGGCATAGGTGATGTGAGAAATGGCTTGGGTCTTTTCCTGAGAAATTAATCATGATAAGAATAGTAGCCAGAATTTACAGATTGCTTATTATAGACCAAGAACTATCGTGagtgctttatatgtattatctcacttaaccctcacaacaactctaagaaataaaaactagtaTATTAGtcccatttttacagataagaaacaaACCCAATgagattaagcaacttgccctAGGACACATAACTAGTGAATAGGGGGATTGAGTTTCAAACCCAAGCATATCTCATTTAcagatctgtttattttttttttttttttttttttttttacagatctgTTTAGAACTGTATTATACCACCTCCCAATATAGGCTTTTAGGAATCATTATATAGTACCTTTCTGCTTCAGTAGAAAATTCTGCCAAAGGTTAGGAAGCGCCCATAGCAGCAGCAGTGAATGCTGTGTGCTTATTGTTGTTGCATTCCTAAAATTCTCTTAGAATTCTACCTTCAACTAGAACTGTTCACAGTTTCTTGTTTCATGGGATAGAAAGGCTGCctaatatttttaagtgcattATCATATCTTTGCTCTGGAACATGGTTAAAATCCaagaagtaatataaaaataaggtcTGAGAATGCCAGAATTGACATTACAAAGACTGTGTTAAGCTCAAATGCTTTACCCATGGGACAACCCCTCAATCCCTTACTTAGAGTCTGATAATTTACCATACTTGTAGTTCTAAATATCCAGTGCCCAGGCTCAGCAGTTTGGAAAGTAGAAtcttagaagagagagagagagtgtcacCTATAagcattccatttttctttttaatttcagcagaTATTTCTTAAGCACAAACTATGTATCAGGCATTGTACTAGGCATGGTCTCTGTCCTCAGAGTTTGTAACTTAATGGAGCAGCCAGACAGGTAAACACTTAAAGGCAATAGGCATCCCAGGTGGGAGATGGAAGTCCATGCAGGATATGGTAGGGACACGGAGGAGGTAAGTGGGCAGTTCTGCCTGGGGTGGCAGGATATGAGATGGTTGTTCAGGAAAGATTGCCTGTAAATGGTGACCACTGATGAGTAGATGAGTCTCATTTCCTGGATGGCATCTAAAATAGCTGATAACTTAATAATGAGAACAATTACTCTAAAAGCACAGCAGTAGGAGGCCATTTGCCATAGGAACAACTTGCCTTATATATCTTCTACATCTTTCTCAGCACATTCAGGTTAGTAACTTTTCAGAAAAGGGTAGGAAGCCCCTTTTAGAAGGATTTTCATGTGAAATGGTTGAAAACTTTCAAAGGTTCATATTGGAAACAAGTAGCTCTCAACTATCTAGAAAACTATGCTAATGCCTTTTTCTCTGAAGAGCACAAATATAACTGAACTTTTAGTATAATTCTGTGTTCCAGACTATGCCGAGCACATTAAAATGTAGTAAATATTAGTGCTTGTAACAatcttatttattaaagattccattttgttttgttttgtttagcctCTACAGCTTTTCTTGCTGATAGCCAGCCTCCAAACCGGAAAGCCCTGGCCATTTATCCCGTTTTCTTGTTCTATTTTGTCATCAGTTGGATGATTCTCACCTTCACTCCTCAGTAAATcaggaaatgcagattaaaaacCAGTGAATTGAAAGCTCATCTGAAAGATACAGCTCACCATGGaactttccctctggccctcttttGTCTAATTTTGGAGGTATTTGGTATGTGAGGAGATTAAAAGGGAACCTTAAAGTACCACCATTGCTTATATAAGGAACCGATGTTTGAAAGGCTGTCCTTTGCCTCttgatgttatttctttaaaatacatagcaTATGCAGTATAGTGCTGCATTAAGGCATGATAGGGTCACTGTGGCCCATTTGAGTGACAACCAATGATTTGGGAAGCACATAGATACATTCTGCAAGTTGAGTGGAATTAGCAactgtattttcagttttgagaTTACCAGTTCAGGTGCAGCTCTTAAACACATTGCCTTATGACTATTAGAATATGCCTGTCTTTTCATAAATAAGAATGGGTAGTctatccattttgttttatttctttcgtAGGCTTAAAAGATAATGGCTGAGATTGGGAAGGGGGTTCATAATTGGGGAGGAGAAAACATGCGTTTGCTGGTATTCAGATTTTGACTAGAGAAAATTCTGCACATGttgctttttgaaaaagcaaaggacTTCTAGAGAATCCACTTCTTTAGTGTTTCTATATAGTCCCCTTTCCGCCATGCTTATTCACAGCACTTCAATGACACTCCAGTTTTTAATCTTACTCCCTAGCTCTGAATATACAAGCTGTTAGCAGTCAGTATgtaattttcctttcattaaagCTCTCAGTGGACCAGCAATTGAACTTATCAAGTGGAAGACCTCAGAAAATTAGATTGGTAGGTCCTTAACGCATATTATCATTTGGGCACTTCCTTCTTCTTAAGGGTAGAATGAGGCAGTTTTGGATACAGCATAGCTCTAAGGAATTCTTCATTATTCTGTGTAGTTTGGCTTCTAACTACAAAGTAAAGCCAAATCAGAAGCCTGCATTTAACCATGTGAACATGGAGGGCTTTAGTGTTCTGGTGGCCGGTTCACAGAACAACTAGATGCTTAGAGCATGACAGGATGACATGGATTTACAGCTGCCACCTTTTCATAGTGGGCTTAGCAGTTTTTTCATTACGTGTGCTTTTTGGGTTGGGgaatagtaatttattttcttgctattAGACTTTATTCATAAAGCTACTTAGCTCTTTTTTTAGACAAGTACCTTTTTTGCACATGTGCACCTACTTGTGTTCTCAGCTATTTATATACATAAGTGTGAAAGCTTTTTGGGGAGCTGATTATCTGAAAAGGCTGATTCTAAGCTAAACAGGGCTCCTTTAAGGTAATACGAGCTACTGCCTTCTATAAATTGCAGATGGAAGAAATCTTAATAATCAAAAGATTAGGAGTCAGGCAGAGAACATTCATTGTATATACAGTTACTTATCAAGATAGGAATTTATTCCACAGTTTTTCTTTATCATGGaatctaaatatttattcattttgtatctAGAGACTATCTACCCatagatatataatttaaaaacatattttctccaTTCCCAAATTAACCAAGAACACCACTAGGACAAATGGGTTCTTGGCGTGATACTAAATTACTAAGCATTACAAAGTTGGTCCCCTCTGTCCCAgcattccaaaggttttggttatgtatttgtatttatttcaatttcccttctaaattttaaaataaacctggTGAGCACAAAGCCAATTTTCCAGTCTTGAATTGGTAAAGACAATATTTTGAAACTGGTTCTGATTTTGAAATTGGTCCTTAAGTTGTCATCCATTTCGATTGCCTAAATTTTCCTAACATATTAAAAACATCTCTCTTCCAAAGTTTTTCATAATCTGTCCCGATGGTTATAgtgtaaaattaaagaaatgattgTGTTTCTCAAAAGGGAATTGCCTACTGAATTTTACTCAGGCTAAATATTTTGGTCAGAAATTTTTAAGGCTACAACTGGGGTGGGAGTtatgtgggtggggggaggggttaTTATATTGGGTGTTAAGGCAATTAATTGTTGCTCTCGGGTGACTTAAGGAatggtttcatttcatttaaataaagatgCGTTAAATGGAGATTATCTTTCTGAAAATGAATGGTCAGTTTTATGgtataaatgattattttttaatatatgcaaaaaagGTCTTCTGTGGCAGAAGACCTGATTTTCTGGAAGTTGTAACCCTCAACACAACTTTCCCTGGTTTGCTGCAAAGGCACATGGCTAATTATAGAATAAAGACTAGAAGAGAAGGGGATTTTAACAAAGGAAACCCTGTCCCAGGAATTGGGAAGTTTCATGCTTTAGATGAAACTCAAGTGTGTGAGCATCATGTCCAAATGTGGTGCATCACTACTGTCATGGCTTATCATTTGCTGCTCAAACTTCTGAGTTTGAGCCTCCATTGTCACATTCTTTAGCAATAGGAAAGGTGAAGACTGGATGTAATTGTTATTCAGATTATAAAAACTCAACTGATGCAGACATTCTTAAATGTGCAGTGTAGTCTTAAATGTCAACCATTAATTGTCAAGTCATTTGCCTGGTAGGAATCTTATTACTCGAGTTAAATTGGATCTTTTTAATTATGATGGGGTTTTTCTGTTGTTGCTCAAGGGGGGCTTGACACAGGACATAGGACCGGTCAGCATTTTACTGTTTACTATATTGTCTTTTTATAACTATCTCCCAGATGTGATTAGAAGGCTAGCAAGACTGTATTTGAAGATTTAATTGTATACTTCTTATAATCTAACTACTTATTGTACCTGGAGTTCCTGTTTATTCctgaagatgaaaatgaaaatcttttgtcattttaaatccTTGGGTGACATCAAGTCATTAAATTTATCTAAATACCGTAATGATATGATCAGACATCCGTTGCATGAGTGGCTTTATTCTGGAGTAAAATACTGAAATTGTTATTCTTAATTAGACTGTTAATTTCTGAGACAATTTggatagaaataaatgtatgaatgtTAATTCATGTATGTAAATTAGAAGTACTTTTCTAGATTCTGTGggcttttattgaaaataaagaatttttagggATTTACTCAGGCCATAGGATGGCCaactaataataatgacaataatattaCTACTAATAATGGCTAACACTTATTGGGCACTTATATTGTGCCAggcaatattctatttttttaggaatttttataacagctttactgagacatactttaccataaaattcaccttttttttttttaaattcacctttttaaagtgACATACAATTAAGTGatttttcagtatattcacataATTGTGTAATTTTCACTACTATCTCATTTTAGAACATTATCACATCACAATAAAATCCCATATCCAGTAGCATCAtttcctttcccccttctctcagcctctggcaaccaccaatcttctttctgtctctattgaTTTGGCCAGGCACTATTCTTATGTGCTTTTTATGTATCTCTTCTAATCCTTAATATAAAGTGCTACAATTCTCATTTTACAAGTAGAAAATTGAGTCACAGAAAGGGtaagtaaattgcccaaggtcacacagtaaattgatttaaaataggaaaacactGTAGATGGGAGTAGGACACAGTTCTGAATTACATTGCTATGTTCATTAAATGAATGTACCCCTTTCCCAGAGTACACTCCTGTCATTACGATTACACCCTACGAATTGACTGGAGATAgataagtctctctctctttttttaacctgAGTAATAGAACAGTATATtagcatgtgaaaaaaaaacacaagagcagTTGTATATGAAAGAGTTAGGTTTGCTGTCCTCCCCCACCTTGAGCCCCTTTTCTCTCCTTATCCtccacccaacacacacacacacacacacacacacacacacaccttgccTTTTTCCCAGTCTTAAGAATCAAGTGACTTCTGcctctttcattttaattctccCAGAGGGATGGTTAATGCATCAAAATTTAACCTGTTTATTCAGATGTTTCTAGTCAGGGGATGCATCTAGTCACTTATAATTTCAGTTATATTTCTAAGACCTCGTAGAGCAATAGTGTgagaataaaatccttttttactTGGGTTAGATTAGATGGGGTAAATATGAGAGTAAGGGCTTTGCCTTAATGAAGTCGGTGGTTCCGCTGGTAGGAAGTGACCACACGCTGCTCTTGTTCACTCTGTCCTGTTTATTTCAGAGCCATTGTACTCTATGCCATCACTGCTGGTAATTTCTTGGTCCTCTTCAGTACTCTATTGTAATCCTGATCTTTCCTGTAAATAATGAACCTGTGGAAAgaataaatctgtaaaatgatTTGTGAATGTTAAATGTGCAAATAAAAACACTGGAAACGGGGATTTTGTATGTTCCTATTCTTGAGCTGAAAGACACAGATATTTGCTGCATACTGTTTTCTGATGTGATATATTGTCACCAGACAATTTCGAATGCTGTGTAGACAATCCTACACAATCCTGTACAGGCAGCAAGTTAGAAAGGGAAATCACATTCACTGAGCAAATAATATATACTGTTATGTTAGCTACTTTATAAACAGTATCTCCTCTAATCAAAGCAGCCTTTTGAAGTTGGTGGTATTATCTCAAAGTTTTGGAGCCTGGAAAATTGGGGAGGTTAAATAAATTGCCCAAAATACAATAAGTGGTGCAACGAGGGTTCAAACTCAGGTTTTATGACTCCATAGTCTTCTATATTAGTTCTTTGGCAAACTAAAATCCTACCTACCCACTTAAAATAAGCTACATCAATCAGGTAGCTTAATAATATGGTGGGGAAACTGGGTTTTCACCCATCTGCTGGGGACTATACTAATTTCTGCCTTCAGTTTATGATCTACTTGGAGAAACCAAATTCCTCACCATCCCTACACACTAATAGTTGAAATGCATTGTGGTTCTTATTTTTGGTACCACATAAGACCTCAGAATGGTCAGTAAGTACAGGAGACAGCCTTTGAAGTATGGGAAGAATTCGTATCATCCAAGAGGAGAAAGGGGCATTCCAGATGGTAGAGAATACTTACGAACAAAGGTGAGGGGAGCAGGCAAGTCTAAAGCcatctgtgtgcacatgtgcaagtATGTCACATTGTCCTGTACATAGTCACAAtgctttgtgaatattttctagttgcctttattttatttcactctgCAAGATAGGTAAAACTAAGCTTTAAGCTAAAAAAATAGgctcagagggatccctgggtggcgcagcggtttggcgcctgcctttggcccagggcgtgatcctggagacccgggatcaaatcccacgtcgggctcccggtgcatggagcctgtttctccctctgcctgtgtctctgcctctctctctctctctctctctctgtgtgtgtgactatcataaaaaaaaaaaattaaaaaaaaaaataggctcaGACAAGTGAAGTAATATGCCTTGCGTTAGCCAGTCTCAAGAACACAATTGGAAAGTTGTTCTTCATGTTAATGTTGATCCTTTTCTATTGATAGCTCACATACTGAAGTGAATTCAACTGactttgggaaataaaattgGCTGGATAAGATGAGACCACATTTTTGAGGGTAGATATTGAAAAGTAGGAAATTGTGAGTAGCTCTCACTGTGGTAGGAAAAAGGATGTTTTCAAATGTTCTGGGACAGGGGAATATTTTGATGAAAGTTACTTTAAGGGAATAAATAAGGACATGTTGAAAAATCAGATTGTGAATACggtagaaagaagaaaggagtgtCGATATGTTTTTAATTACAGGCCTGGAAGAATGGTGTGTTTCTGAGAATGGTTAGGAAGGTGCTGAGTTTGGCTATCAAAGTGGCCATATCTTAAAGACAACTGGAAATATGAGTCTGAAGTGTAGTAAAAATAAtagctagaaataaaaatttgagctTGCAGATGAAGTGCATGTTGAGATAATGTATTGTTTCAGTCTTGTTGACAAGTGTAGTTGCTAAAGGGCAGGACTGAATAAGAAT
The nucleotide sequence above comes from Canis lupus dingo isolate Sandy chromosome X, ASM325472v2, whole genome shotgun sequence. Encoded proteins:
- the YIPF6 gene encoding protein YIPF6 isoform X2; translation: MAKAAESSGDPGTTTPRPLFAGLSDISISQDIPVEGEITIPMRSQIQEFDSSTLNESVQNTIMRDLKAVGKKFMHVLYPRKSNTLLRDWDLWGPLILCVTLALMLQRSSVDSEKDGGPQFAEVFVIVWFGAVTITLNSKLLGGNISFFQSLCVLGYCILPLTVAMLVCRLVLLAEPGPVNFMVRLFVVIVMFAWSIVASTAFLADSQPPNRKALAIYPVFLFYFVISWMILTFTPQ
- the YIPF6 gene encoding protein YIPF6 isoform X1; translated protein: MAKAAESSGDPGTTTPRPLVSLGSATNGTEARCNALHEPYALHDATLLLSPWDTISIANTSSKSGQFAGLSDISISQDIPVEGEITIPMRSQIQEFDSSTLNESVQNTIMRDLKAVGKKFMHVLYPRKSNTLLRDWDLWGPLILCVTLALMLQRSSVDSEKDGGPQFAEVFVIVWFGAVTITLNSKLLGGNISFFQSLCVLGYCILPLTVAMLVCRLVLLAEPGPVNFMVRLFVVIVMFAWSIVASTAFLADSQPPNRKALAIYPVFLFYFVISWMILTFTPQ